Proteins encoded in a region of the Phocoena phocoena chromosome X, mPhoPho1.1, whole genome shotgun sequence genome:
- the SPIN4 gene encoding spindlin-4, with amino-acid sequence MSPPTVPPMGVDGVSAYLMKKRHTHRKQRRKPTFLTRRNIVGCRIQHGWKEGNEPVEQWKGTVLEQVSVKPTLYIIKYDGKDSVYGLELHRDKRVLALEILPERVPNPRIDSRLADSLIGKAVGHVFEGEHGTKDEWKGMVLARAPVMDTWFYITYEKDPVLYMYTLLDDYKAGDLRIIPDSNYYFPTAEREPGEVVDSLVGKQVEHAKDDGSKRTGIFIHQVVAKPSVYFIKFDDDIHIYVYGLVKTP; translated from the coding sequence ATGTCGCCCCCAACAGTGCCTCCGATGGGCGTAGATGGTGTGTCCGCATACCTGATGAAGAAAAGGCACACCCACAGGAAACAGCGGCGCAAGCCCACTTTCCTCACCCGTAGGAACATTGTGGGCTGTCGCATTCAGCACGGCTGGAAGGAAGGCAACGAGCCTGTGGAGCAGTGGAAGGGCACCGTGCTTGAGCAGGTTTCCGTGAAGCCCACTCTCTATATCATCAAATATGATGGCAAAGATAGTGTGTATGGACTAGAACTGCACCGAGATAAGAGAGTTTTAGCGCTAGAGATCCTTCCTGAGAGAGTGCCAAATCCTCGCATTGATTCGCGCCTGGCAGATTCCCTGATTGGCAAGGCAGTGGGTCATGTGTTTGAGGGTGAGCACGGTACGAAAGATGAATGGAAGGGCATGGTCCTGGCGCGAGCCCCCGTGATGGACACTTGGTTTTACATCACCTACGAGAAAGATCCAGTCCTTTATATGTACACGCTGCTGGATGACTACAAAGCTGGTGACCTGCGCATCATTCCAGATTCCAACTACTATTTCCCTACAGCAGAACGGGAGCCTGGAGAAGTTGTCGACAGCCTTGTGGGCAAGCAGGTGGAGCACGCCAAAGATGATGGGTCCAAGAGAACCGGCATTTTCATCCATCAAGTGGTGGCCAAGCCATCTGTCTACTTCATTAAGTTTGATGATGATATTCACATTTATGTCTATGGTTTGGTGAAAACCCCCTAA